CGGCACGGTCAGCCCGTGGTCGACCGGCATCTCGTTGGCCAGGGTGAGGTCGAAGTCGTCCTGGATCAGGCAGTGCGCGAGGTGCGCGGCCAGCTCCGGGTCGCCCTCGACGCCGGGCACCGGGCGCGGGCCGTAGCCCTCGTCGGCGGTCGGGTAGGCGGCGCCGGTGCCCAGCACGAAGGTCGGGATCAGCGAGAGGTCGAAGGCGCTGGCGTGGTCGTTGTAGACCAGCACCACCACGTCCGGGACGTGCGCGGCGGCCCACCGCCGGGAGTGCTCGTACCCGGCGAACACCGGCCGCCAGTACGGCTCCCCGGTCCTGCCGTGGTCCAGCGCGGCGCCGATCGCCGGGACGTGCGAGGTGAACACGGCGGCCGAGACGGCGGCGTGCTCGGCGGGCGGCGCCTGGTCGGCGTGCGCGGCCTCCAGCACGGCGTGGTCGATCCGGCTGCCCGAGGCGGTGGCCGAGCGGCCGCCGGAGACCATCATCTCCCGGTACTCCCGCTCGGTCATGCCGGTCATCGAGCCCGCCATCTGCTGGAACGACAGCCCCAGCGTGGCACCCCACTTGGCGAGGAAGTAGATGTTCCCGCCCTCGCGCACCGCCGCGTTCAGGTCCCGCTCCAGCAGCGCCCGCCTCTGCTCCTCGCGCAGCGGCCAGGCGTCCAGGTAGCCGCGCTCGTCGGCCAGGTACGCGGCCCGGTTCTCGGCCGTCATCAGCGACATGCAGAACTGGTTGAGGTGGTAGCCGCGGGCGGACTGCTCGGCGTCGAAGATCGTGGTGCCGGGGACGAGCCGGTAGCTTCGGTCCAGTGCCATGCCGTCAACTCCCTTCGTTCTCGGGCCAGTACAGGCGGTTCGGGTTGTCCACCAGGAGCCGCCGGCGCAGTTCGGGGGTGGGCGCGACGTGCGGCAGGAAGTCGACCAGCAGGCCGTCGTCCGGCATGTGGTCCTTCAGGTTGGGGTGCGGCCAGTCGGTGCCCCACAGCACCCGGTCGGGGAACTCCTCGACCACCCGGCGGGCGAACGGCACCACGTCCCGGTACGCGGCCCGCTCGCCGTCCAGCGCGGGCGGGCCGGTCAGCGAGAGCCGCTCCGGGCAGCTGACCTTGCACCAGATGTCGTCCCTGGCCCGCAGGAAGGACAGGAACTCGGCGAACTCCGGCCCGTCCGGGTCCTTGGAGACGTCCGGGCGGCCCAGGTGGTCGACCACCAACGGCACCGGAACGGAGAGGAAGAACTCGCGCAGCCCGGCGAGGTCGGCGGCCTCGAAGTACAGCACCACGTGCCAGCCCAGCGGGGCGATCCGCGCCACCACGTCCCACAGGTCCGCGCGCGGGGTGACGTCCACCAGGCGGCGGACGAAGTTGAACCGCACCCCGCGCACCCCCGCCTCGTGCAGCTCGCGCAGCTCCGCGTCCGAGATGCCGGGCCGCACCGTCGCCACGCCGCGCGCCCGGCCGTCCGACCGGCGCAGTGCGTCCAGCAGGGCGCGGTTGTCGCCGCCGTGGCAGGTCGCCTGGACGATCACGTTGCGGGCGAAGCCCAGGTGGTCGCGGAGGGCGAACAGCTGCTCGGCGGAGGCGTCGCACGGGGTGTACTTGCGCTCGGGCGCGTACGGGAACTCGGCGGCCGGGCCGAACACGTGGCAGTGCGCGTCCACCGCGCCCGCGGGGAGGTCGAGTTCGGGGCGGCCGGGGGAGGGATGCCAGTCCAGCCAGCCCGGGGTCTTCTGCTGTTTCATGGTGATCAGTCCTCGTAGCGCAGGCCGAGCGCGGCCAGCGGGCCGCGCATCGCGTACATGTCCAGGCCGAGCTCGCCCGCGCGCAGCCGCTCGCGCTTGCCCGCCTCGTTCTCCTCGCGCCGCGCGGACGCCTCGGCGGTCCCGGCGGCCCGCTCGCGCGGCACCACCACCACGCCGTCCGCGTCCGCCAGCACCACGTCGCCCGGGCGGACCGGCGCGTTGGCGCACACCACCGGCACGTTGACCGAGCCCAGGGTGGCCTTCACCGTGCCGCGGGCGTTGACCGCCCGGGAGAACACCGGGAAGTCCATCGCCGCCAGCTCCGCGACGTCCCGCACCCCGCCGTCGATCACCAGGCCCGCGCAGCCCCGGGAGCGGAACGAGGTCGCCAGCAGCTCGCCGAAGAACCCGTCCTCGCTCTCCGTGGTGCAGGCCGCCACCACCACGTCGCCCGGCCGGATCTGCTCCGCCGCGACGTGCAGCATCCAGTTGTCGCCCGGCTGGAGCAGCACCGTCACCGCCGGGCCGCACAGCCGCGCCGCCGGGTACACCGGGCGCAGGTACGGGCGGGCCAGGCCGGTGCGGCCCATCGCCTCGTGGACGGTCGCCGTGCCGAAGGCCGCCAGCGCGGCCACCGCGGCCGGGTCGGGCCGCTCGATCCTGGTGTGCACGACACCGAGTTCGGGGTGCGTCATGGTCTGCTCCTGGGGGGTCTCAGCGGCCGGCCGCGGCGAGGCGGGCGGCCAGTCGGGGGTGGACGCGCAGCGCGTTGCCGGCGTACACGGCCGCCCGCTGTGCGTCGGTGAGCCGGTCGGTCGCGTCCACGTACCGCCGGGTGTCGTCGAAGTGGTGGCCGGTCAGCGGGTCGACCCCCCGCACCGCGCCGATCATCTCGCTGGCGAACAGCACGCCCCCGGACGGGACCACCGAGGCCAGCAGGTCGATGCCCGGCTGGTGGTACACGCAGGTGTCGAAGAAGACGTTCGTGCCCACCAGCTCCTCCGGCTGCGGCCCGCCCAGCGCCTGCGCCAGCCCGCGGAAGCGCCCCCAGTGGTAGGGCACCGCGCCGCCGCCGTGCGGGACCACCAGCCGCAGCGTCGGGAAGTCCGCGAACAGGTCGCCCTGGAGCAGCTGCATGAACGCGGTGGTGTCGGCGTTCAGATAGTGCGCGCCGGTGGTGTGGAACGCCGGGTTGCAGGAGGTCGACACGTGCACCATCGCCGGGACGTCGTACTCCACCAGCGCCTCGTACAGCGGGTACCAGCTCCGGTCGGTCAGCGGCGGCGCGCTCCAGTGCCCGCCCGACGGGTCCGGGTTGAGGTTCACCGAGACCGCGCCCAGCTCCTCCACCGCCCGCCGCAGCTCCGGCAGGCAGCTCGCCGGGTCCACGCCCGGCGACTGCGGCAGCATCGCGCCCATCGCGAAGCGCTCCGGGAACAGCGCGCCCACCCGGTGCACCAGGTCGTTGCAGATCCGGGCCCAGGCGGCGGAGACCGCGAAGTCGCCCAGGTGGTGGGCCATGAAGCTGGCGCGCGGCGAGAAGACGGTCAGGTCGGTGCCGCGCTCGTCCATCAGCCGCAGCTGGTTGGACTCGACCGCCTCGCGCAGCTCGTCGTCCGGGATGCGCGGCCCGGCCGGGTCGGGGGCGGCGGCCGGGTCGCCCGCGGCGGCGACCTGGCGCTCGCGCCAGGCGGCGAGCTGCGGCGGGGCGGTGGTGAAGTGGCCGTGCGCGTCGATGATCACGGAGGTCTCCTGAGGGGTCTTCGGACGGGAGGGGTCAGGCGGCGGACGGCCAGCCGGTGTACTGCTCGGCCAGGTACGCGCGGCCCGCGCGGGTGCCCACCACGCCGTCCAGCTCGCCCAGTTGGCGGCGTAGCTCGAACGGGGAGGCGCCCGGCGCGGTGTGCAGCAGACGGGTCATCCAGGACGAGAAGTGCTGCGCCCGCCAGACCCGGCGCAGCGCCTGCGGCTGGTAGTCGGCCAGCGCCGGTTCGCCCTCGGCGCCCAGCGCCCGCAGCAGCACGCCCGCCAGCACCTTGACGTCGTGCAGCGCCAGGTTCAGCCCGCGCGCCCCGGTCGGCGGCACGGTGTGCGCGGCGTCGCCCGCCAGCAGCAGCGCACCCCAGCGCATCGGCTCCTGCACGAAGGACCGGAAGCGCAGCACCGTCCGCTCCAGGACCGGGCCCTCCACCAGCCGGAAGCCGTCCCGGCCCGCGACCCGGGCCTGCAGGGTCGCCCAGATCCGCTCGTCCGGCCAGTCCTCCGGCCGCTCCCGCGGGTCGCACTGGAAGTACATCCGCTGCACGGTCGCCGTCCGCCGACTGACCAGCGCGAAGCCGTGCTCCGAGTGCGCGTACACCAACTCCGGTGCGCTGGGCGGGGCCTGGGCCAGCACGCCGAACCAGGCGAACGGGTACTCGGCGCCGTACCGGGTGCGCAGCGCCGCCGGGACCAGGCCGCGGCAGGTGCCGCGCGAACCGTCCGCGCCGACCACGTACCGGGCCCGCAGCTCGTGCCGCGTCCCGTCCGCCGCCGTGAAGCGCACCCGGGGGCGGTCGGTCGCCACGTCCAGCACCTCGGTGCCGCGGACGCCGAAGTGCACCGTCCCGCCGTCCCGTTCGCGGGCGTCCGCCAGGTCGGCGAACACCTCGGTCTGCGGGTACAGCCACACCGAGGCGCCCACCAGCTCCCGGAAGTCGATCCGGTGCGCCCGGCCGCCGAAACGCAGCTCGGTGCCCCCGTGCTCGTGGCCCTCGCGCAGGACCCGGTCGCTCACCCCGGTCTCCACCAGGTCACGGGCCGCGCCCGCCTCCAGGATGCCCGCCCGGTGGGTGCCCGCGATCTCGGCCCGGGTGCGCAGGTCGACCGCCACCGCGTCCACCCGGCCCGGCCCAGCCGGTGCGCCAGCATCAGCCCCGCCGGGCCCGCGCCGACCACCGCGACGGGCACCTCGGTGACGGTGTCGACCGCGTCGTCGGCCGCATCGGAGCCGGAGCCGGTGACGGAGCGGGTGACGGAGACGGAGTCGGCAACGGCATCGACGGCGGAGTCGGTGACGGGTTCGGGCATGACGGCTCCAGGGCACGGCGGGGCGAGGGTGGCGGCACCCGGGGCGACAGGCCGGCCGGCACGCCCCGAACGTTGGCAGCTCGCTCCGCCGGCCGTCGCCACCCTTTCCGCCTGACGGAAACGCGCTGCTCGTGGCGGGCTGCGCGGCGCAGACTGTGGGACGGCCCACGGCGTCGTGCGCGGTGCGGCGTCGTGCGTCGTGCGCGGTGCGGTGTCGTGCACCGTGCGCGTTACGGCGTCGGGCGCGCTACAGCGCCGTGCGGGCCCGTCGTCCCAACTCCTCGGAGATCCCGTGCACCGCCCGCAGCAGCGGCTCCCGCAGCCCGCGCGCCCGCTCCGCGCCGCGCGCCGCCACCACGATCCCCAGCGCCGCGCCCACCGGCCCGGTCCGGCCGATCCGCACCGGCGCGGCCACCGCCACCGTGCTCTCCGACAGCTGACGGTCGCTCACGAACACCTGCTCGCGGCGGATCAGGTCCAGCTGCGCCCGCAGCGTCCTCGGGTCGGTCACCGTGTGCGGCGTCCACGGGCGCAGCGGCGCCGCCAGCACCTCCTCCTGCAACGCGCGCGGCGCGTGCGCCAGCAGCACCCGGCCCATCCCCGTCGACCCGACCGGGAACCGGGTGCCCACCATCGTCAGCAGCTCCACCGAGCGGTGCCCCGCGATCCGCTCCACGAACACCAGCTCGGTGCCCTCGCGGACCGCTAACTGGATGTTCTCGTGCGTCGCCTCGTACAGGTCCTGCATGAACGGCAGCGCCGCGTCCCGCAGGATCTGGGTCCGCGGACACCCCGAGGCGATCTCCACAGCCGCAGCCCACGTGCCACGACCCGTCCTCGGCCCGCTCCAGCGCACCCCAGGACGCCAGCTCCGCCACCACCCGGTGCGCGGTGCTGACCGCCAGCCCCGTGCACTGCGCGATCTCCGACAGCGTCCGCGACGGGTGCTCGCGGTCGAACACCGCCAGCACCTGGAGGACCTTGCCGGCCGCCGAAACCCGGTTCGCACTCATCCCGCCAGTCTCGCACCCGCCCGTCGCGCCCCCGCCAGCCTCACCCCGCCCGTGGAGGAACCCCCGTGGACCTGCTCGCCCTGACCTCGATGGCCGTCCGCCCCGCCCTCGCCGACCTCGCCCCGCTGCTGCCCCCGGTACGGTTCGAGGCCGCCGGCGGCGTCGAGGTGACCCGCCGCATCCGTGCGGGCGGGTCCGCCGACCTCGCCGTGCTGCCGCCGACGCGCTCGCCGCACTGCACGCCGAAGGGCTGGTGGAACGCCCCCGCCCGCTCTGGGACTCCGCCACCGTCGCCGCCGTGCCCGCCGACGCCCCGCCCGCCGACCTCGCCACCACCGCCGACCTGCGCACCCTGCTCACCACCGCCCGGGCCGTCGCCCACTCCACCGGCCCCAGCGGCACCGCCCTGCGCGCCCTGGTCGAGCGGCTCGGCCTCACCGCCCGGGTCCGCCTCGTCCAGGCCCCGCCCGGCACCCCCGCCGGCCACCTGCTCACCGACGGCCGCGCCGACCTCGCCTTCCAGCAGCACAGCGAACTCGCCGACCTCCCGGCATCCGCGTCCTCGGCCGCTCCCCGGCGACACCGCCATCACCTCCACCTTCGCCGCCGCCGTCCTCACCGCCACCCCCGCCCCGGCCCCGCCCCGCCACCTGCTCGACCTGCTCGACCGCCTCGCCACCGCCGGAGCCCCGCCCACCGCCCGGGCCCGCGGAATGCACCCGCACACCCCGGCGACCGGCCGTCCCGCCGGGTGACCGCCGACCGGCACCGGGCCGGCCGAATTCGGTTCCGGCGGACCGGCCCGACCGCCTACCATCGCGGCCATGCCCAGACCCTTCGGCTTCAGCCACGACCAGCGCCCCGACGGCACCGTCACGATCACCCACCAGGGCCGCCCGGCCGGCACGCTGCGCGGGGCGCGCGCCGAGAAGTTCCTCGCGGAGGTCGGCTCCGGTGACGCCCAGCTGGTGATGGCCCGCTGGACGGGCGCGTACAAGCACGGCAACGAGCGCACGGCACGCGACCACCCGCGCAACCGGCGCTAGCCCCCCGTCCCGGCCCCGGGCTTCCGTCCTCGCCCCGTCCCTCCGCCGGGCGATAGCGCACCGCCCGGTGCGCCGTCAACTCCGCGACGCGGCGCGCCGATAACGGCTGGACGGCCCCGCGCCCGGTGCCGAGACTGGGTGCGGTGACGACCCATACGGACCACTCGACGGCCCCCTCCGCCGCCGCCCCCTCCACCGACCTCGGCGAACTGCGGCGGCAGTTGGCCGTCCTGCACGGCGGCAAGGTGACCTCGGTGCACGTCCCCAGCGGCAGCGCGGGCCTGTTCGCCCTGCTGCTCGGCCTGCCGGACCCCCGACCCGACGGCCCGGCCGAACTCGCCCACCGCTGGCTCACCGTCGCCCGCAGCAGCTGGACCCTCGACCGCCCCACCACCCCCCGCACCACCCCCGGCCCCGGGGCCCGGCACCTGGCCGACGACCTGCGGGCCCTGATCGGCCGGGAGATCACCGCCGTCCGGATCGCCGAACCCGACTGGAACACCCTGATCGAGTTCGGCGACCACCACCTGCGCATCCACCCCGCCGCCCCCGCCCCCACGCCCCACCCGACGAAACCCCCGCCTGGGCCCTGCGCCTCCCCTCCCGCCACCTCCTCCTGATCGGCCCCGGCCCCGCTGGCGAAACCGCCCCTGACCTGCGACGATGCCCGAATGCTGCGCCACGTCCACCGCGTCACCGCGGACGATCCCGCCGACCGCGACGCGTACGGCCGCCCCACCGGCACCACGGACACCCGCAGCGACCGCGGCCCCGAACCGGAGCCGCGCGCGGTCGAACAGCGCCCCGCCGACCAGGCGTTCTGGGACCGGACAGGCGGACGCCCGGGCGAACTCCGGGCCCGGGTCTCCGGCGCGCCGTGGGATCACGCCACGGCTGTGGGTAGGGGGGCGTGCGGGGGCGGAGCCGGTGCCACCTCGCTCCGGGTGCCGACGTCCTGGACGCCGGGCTGGTCTCGGTCTTCGGCCGCGGTGAGCGGAAGGGGACGGACGGGCCCGTGCTCGCCCGGCTGATTCCGCAGCCGCCGGAGGTCCTGCGGAAGGTCTTCGCCGCGTTCACGGCCGGTGGTTGACGAGCTCGGCGGCGGAACGGCCCCGGCGGAGGACGGGACGTTCGGCGTGGTGGGCGTGCGGGTGCGTCATGTTCCGGGGCCGGACGGCGGGGCTTCACTGCTCCAGCGGATCTCGCCGTCGACGACGGTGTCGGTCGGGGTCAGGCCGAGGGCGCGGGCGACGCCGGCGGATGCCCGGTGTTCGGGGTGGACGTGGGCGAGCAGGACGTCCACCCGCTGGGTGCGCAGCCAGTGGGCCATCGCGAGTGCGCCCGTGCGGGCGTGGCCGTGTCCCTGGTGGGCGGTGCCGATCACCCAGGCCAGTTCCGCCGTGACGCGGCCGTCCGGGGTGCGCTCCAGGGTGGCCTGGACCGTGCCGACGAGTCGGCGGTCGGAGTTGCGGCGCAGCATCCAGTTGAGCCAGCCCTGTTCGCCGTCCGGGGAGCGGCCCTGCTCCAGGCGGCGGTAGCGGGCGTGGAGTTGCTCCGGTGAGAGCGGGCGCCCGCCGATCCAGGTGTGCAGCCGTACGTCGTCCAGGAGGGTGAACGCCTCCGCGGCGTGCGCCGCCCGCAGCGGTTCGAGGCGGAGGGCTCCGGCGGTGATCTCGGTGGCGGCGGGCCACTGCGCTGGGTCGGGCACCCGGCAGCGTACGCCGCAGTGCCCCGGCGCGTGGTCACCCGGTGCGGGGCGGGCCGTCCAGCTCGGCGTCCAGGTGGGCGAGGACCGCCTCCGGCTGTTCCAGGTGGGGGAGGTGTCCGGCGCCGGGCACGACGGCGAAGCGGGCGGCGGGGAAGGCGCGGGCGTAGGCGGCGCCGTACCCGGGGGTGGCGACCCGGTCGCTCTCGCCCCACAGCACCAGGACGGGCACCCGGACGTCGCGCAGCCGCTCCCGCAGCCGGGGTCGTGCATGTAGGGGTCGCCGGCCAGCGCCCGCATGGTGGCCAGGTTGGCCCGGCGGCGGGCGAGTTCGGCCGGGGGGAGGGTGGCGGGGTCGACGAAGTGGCGGTCGGGGTCGTGCCAGGAGTGCTCGGCCAGGCCGCGGGCGTCGAGGGCGAAGACGTCGGTGAGCGGCTCCCCGTCCACCTGGATGCCCACGGCGTCGATCAGCACCAGCCCGCCGACCACCGCCCCGCCGCCGGCGCCCGTCCCGGTGTCGCGCAGCGCCATCTCGGCGCCGATCCAGCCGCCCAGGGAGGAGCCGACGACCAGGACGTCCCGCAGGCCGCGCAGGCGCAGCAGGTCGAGGTAGTGCTCGGCGAGGTCGGCGATCCGCGTGAGCGCGGCGGGGCGTTCGGTGCCGTCCCAGCCGGGGTGGACGGGGGTGAGGACATGGGCGGTGCGGGCCAGTCGGGCGGCCAGCGGGGCGACGGTGGCGGGGCCGCCGCCACCGTGCAGGAGCAGGACGGGGCGGCCGGTACCGGCCTCGGTGAGGAGCTGTTCGGCGGTCATGCGCCCACCCTAACTAAGGATGCTTAATTAAGCTAGTTGAGTCAGGGGTAGGCTGGCAGGCATGAACCCGAGCTCCACGTTCTCGGCCAGGCCGTCAAGCAGGTCCAGTACCGGCAGCACCGCGCCCTCGACACCGCCCTGACCGCCGTCGGCACCACCCTCGCCCAGTGGGACGCGCTCCGGGCGATCGGCCGCCGCCCCGGCGCCTCGGCCCGGGAACTCGCCGCCGCCACCTTCCAGACCGAGCAGTCCTTCGGCACCCTGGCCGGCCGCCTCCTCGCCCAGGGCCTGATCGAACGCACCCCCGGCCGCGGCCGCCGCCTCGAACACCACCTCACCCCCGCCGGCGACCGCCTCCTCGCCACCGGCGAACAGGCCGCCGACCAGGTCCTCGCCGCCCACTTCGCCCCGCTGGACGCCGCGGACCGCGCCACCCTGCTCCGCCTGCTCCGCGCCCTGGCCCCCGCGCCCGCCGACACCCTTGCGCCCGCCGGCGACACCGCCGAGGACGGCTGACGGCCGCTCAGGGCGGGGGAGGGGACCCGCCGGGGCGGCGGCGTGACAACCTGGCGGCGTGAACGACGTCCTCACCGCCGCCCTGCGGCGCGCCGCCGACCACCAGCACCGCTTCGAAGCGCGCTTCGCGGCGCACCTCGACGCCCTGGCCGACCCGGCGTCCGGCCCGCTGGAGCCGCCGCCGCACGGCAGGTTCCCGGCCCGGGCCCTCGCGCTGGTGCGCGAACTGTCGCTGCGCGGCGGCAAACGGCTGCGGGTCGCCCTGCTGCACGAAGCCGCCGCCCTGGCCACCGACCGGCCGGTGCCCGGCCTGGACGCCGCCGCGATCAGCATCGAACTGCTGCACACCCACGGGCTGATCCACGACGACCTGATCGACGACGCCCCGTACGCCGGGGCGGCCCGTCCACCTACCACGCCTACCGCCAGGAGTTCCCCGACCGGCCCGACACCGCCCTCGCCCTCACCGTCCTGGCCGGGGACCTGGCCGCCTTCCTGGCCGTCCGGGCCCTGCTCTCCGGCGACCTGCCCCCGCCCGCGCCCTGGCCATGGCCACCGTCGCCACCGACGCCGCGGCCGCCGCGGTCAACGGCCAACTCCTCGACCTGGAACGCGACTTCCACCCGCACCCGACACCGAGTTCCTGCACACCGTCACCGAGTACAAGTCCACCCGCTACTCGATCCTCGCCCCGCTGCGCCTGGGCCTGCTCGCCGCCGGCGCCGACCCCGCCCCGCACGACGCCGAACTGCGCGCCTACGCCACCGCGCTGGGCATCGCCAACCAGATCCACGACGACTGGCTCGACCTCTTCGGCGACCCGGCCGCCCTCGGCAAACCCCTCGGCACCGACATCCGCGCCGGTCGCCGCAGCTACCTCGTCCGCGCCCTGCTGGCCGCCACCGCCGACGACGCCCCCGCCCGCGCCACCCTGCACGCCGTCCTGGGCGTCCCGCACCCGGACGAGGACGCCCTCGCCGAACTGCGCGGCCTCGCCCGCGCCCGCGGCCTCGACCGCACCCTGCACGACGAAGCCGCCCGACACGCCCACCGCGCCGCCACCTGGCCGCCGCCTGGCAGCGGCACTGGCGCCCGGACGCCGTCGCCTTCTTCACCCACCTCCCGGCCTGGTCCGTCACCCGCGACCACTGAAGCCCGCCGCGCCCGGCCGGACCGGCCCGTGTGGCCGCCTGCGACGTCGAGGACGAGCTCCCGCAGGTCTGAGTCGGAGTCGGGAGTTCGGACCTGACCGGACGCGACCGGCCCGGCCGCCCGTGCGGGGCAGCCGGGCCGGTCGGGCCGACGGGGTGTCAGGGGGCCTCCGGGGCCGGGAGGAAGCCGGTGTCCCGGAAGTAGGAGAGGTAGCGGACGAGCACCTCCTCGGTCAGCGGCGCCGGGCGGACGCCGAGGCGGGCCGCGGCCTCGGTGGTGCGGCGGGAGTCGAAGCGGCGGGCCTCCGCAGGCTGCTCCGCGCCGCCGCCCCCGCTGCCGTCCGCGCCGCCGTCCGCGCCGCCGCCCCGCTGCCGTCCTCGCCGAGGAAGAGCTGGGCGGCGTTGTCGTGGCGGGCCGCGACGGCGGCTCGCCACTGGTCGGCGGGCAGGGTGCGCAGGCGGTAGCCGAGGTGCTCGGCGGCGGCGAACACCCGTGCCAGGTCCGGCGGTTCGGGGTGGGTGAGGTGGAAGGTCCGCCGCCGCCGGGGGCGTCGAGGACGAACGCGGTGATCGCCGCGCTGACGTAGTCCACCGGCACCCAGCCGGTGGAGCCCGGCGGCAGGTCGGGCACCGCCCCCGCCTGGAGGCAGCCCTTGATCAACTGCCAGAGCAGGTCGCGGTCCTGGCAGGCCCCGGTCACGCTGTCGCCGCTGATCCGACCGGGACGGTGCACGGTGACCGGCAGCCCACGCTCCCGGGCCAGCCCGACCAGGCCCTCGGCCACCCACTTGCTCTGCGCGTAGCCGTCCGGCAGCGCCGCCACCGGCCCGGCCGGGGTGCGCTCGGTCACGACGCCGGGGCCGCCCGTCGCCGGGTGCACGCCGGTGGTCGAGACGTGGTGCAGGCCGGGGAGCGGGACTCCGCCAGCAGCCGCAGCAGCTCCTCGGTGCCCGCGACGTTCGCGGGCCGCAACTCCCGGTAGCCCCGCCGCGAAGTTGACCCGGGCCCCGTTGTGCACGATCGGCCCGAGCCGGCGCAGCAGCGCCGCGCGCGCCCCCGGGTCGAGACCGAGCCCGGGCGCGGCCAGGTCCCCGGGCACCGGACGGAGCAGCTCCCGGTACCGCTCCTGCCACAGGCCGTACCGGCGCAGGTTCCGCTCCAGCCGCAGCGCCCCGTCCCGCTCGTCCTCGGCCCGCACCAGGCAGTCCACCGGGCCGCCGGTCGCCTCGATCAGGTCGCGCAGCAGGAACGCCCCGAGGAAACCGGAGGCACCCGTCAGCAGCGGCCGGGAGGAGGGCGGCACGGCGGCACCCGCCCGACCCGCCGTTCCGGCCCCGGTGATGTCCGGCGCCAGCCGGACCTCGGCCGCCCAGTCCACCGCCTCCGTTCCCGTCCCTGCCTCCGTTCTCGCTCTCGCTTCTGTTCCCGTTCCCGCTCCCGTTCCCGCCTCCGTTCCGGTCCCCGGCCCGGCGTCGGCCGCCGCGTCGGCCGCAGCCCCGGGCCCGTCCAGCAGGCGGGCGACGCCCTCCGCCGTCGGGGCCGCGAACAGGGCGCGCAGGGAGAGGCGCCGGCCGCAGCGTTCCTCGATCCGCTGAGCCAGGGACACCACCAGCAGGGAGTGGCCGCCGCAGGCGAAGAAGTCGTCCGTGGGGCCGATCTCCGGCAGGCCGAGGGTCCGGGCGAACACCTCGCACAGGACCGCCTCCCGTTCGGTGCGCGGTTTCCGGCCGGTGCCCGGGGGTGCTCGGGCGCGGGCAGGGCCCGGCGGTCGGTCTTGCCGTTGGGCGTCAGCGGGAGCGCGTCCAGGGCGACGTACGCGGAGGGCACCAGGTGGTCCGGCAGGACGGCCGCCAGCCGGGCCCGCAGCTCCGCGGCGTCCGGGGGCGTCCGGTCGTCCGGCCCGCCCACGGTGTACGCGACCAGTCGGCGGTCGCCCGGCCGGTCCTCGCGCACCACGACGCAGGCGGCCGCGACGCCCGGCAGCGCGGTGAGCGCCGCCTCGACCTCGCCGGGCTCGATCCGGAAGCCACGCAGCTTGACCTGCTCGTCGACCCGGCCGACGTACTCCAGCTGCCCGTCGCGGCGCCAGCGGGCCAGGTCGCCGGTGCGGTACATCCGTTCGCCCGGCGCCCCGGCGGGGTCGGCCACGAAGCGGGCGGCGGTCAGGCCCGGGCGGCCCAGGTAACCGCGGGCCAGGCCCTCCCCGGCCACGTACAGCTCGCCCACCACGCCCGGCGGGACGGGGGCCAGCCGGGCGTCCAGGACGCGCACCCGGGTGCCGTCCACGGGGACGCCGATCGGCACGGACCGGTCCGGGACGGCCGGACCCGCGGCGGGCTGGAAGCCGCTCATGGTGGCGCAGACCGTGGTCTCGGTGGGCCCGTACGCGTTGACCAGGCGGTGCTCGGGGGCCCAGGCGCGGGCCAGCGCGGGCGGGCAGGCCTCCCCGGCCAGGACCAGGGTCGTCCCGGCGGGCAGCGACCCCGCAGGCAGCGCCGCGAGCGCCGCCGGGGCAGGGTCAGGTGGGTGATGCCGTGCTCGCGGACC
This is a stretch of genomic DNA from Kitasatospora fiedleri. It encodes these proteins:
- the ligA gene encoding protocatechuate 4,5-dioxygenase subunit alpha, translating into MALDRSYRLVPGTTIFDAEQSARGYHLNQFCMSLMTAENRAAYLADERGYLDAWPLREEQRRALLERDLNAAVREGGNIYFLAKWGATLGLSFQQMAGSMTGMTEREYREMMVSGGRSATASGSRIDHAVLEAAHADQAPPAEHAAVSAAVFTSHVPAIGAALDHGRTGEPYWRPVFAGYEHSRRWAAAHVPDVVVLVYNDHASAFDLSLIPTFVLGTGAAYPTADEGYGPRPVPGVEGDPELAAHLAHCLIQDDFDLTLANEMPVDHGLTVPLSLMFGEVERWPCRVIPLHVNVVQYPVPSGARCFELGRALRRAIESYPRPLDVQVWGTGGMSHQLQGPRAGLINREWDNAFLDRLVADPAGLARVPHLEYVEEAGSEGIELVMWLIARGALSDVDDGGAVDVEHRFYHVPASNTAVGHLILTNRPQGPTPAEEN
- a CDS encoding amidohydrolase family protein; amino-acid sequence: MKQQKTPGWLDWHPSPGRPELDLPAGAVDAHCHVFGPAAEFPYAPERKYTPCDASAEQLFALRDHLGFARNVIVQATCHGGDNRALLDALRRSDGRARGVATVRPGISDAELRELHEAGVRGVRFNFVRRLVDVTPRADLWDVVARIAPLGWHVVLYFEAADLAGLREFFLSVPVPLVVDHLGRPDVSKDPDGPEFAEFLSFLRARDDIWCKVSCPERLSLTGPPALDGERAAYRDVVPFARRVVEEFPDRVLWGTDWPHPNLKDHMPDDGLLVDFLPHVAPTPELRRRLLVDNPNRLYWPENEGS
- the ligK gene encoding 4-carboxy-4-hydroxy-2-oxoadipate aldolase/oxaloacetate decarboxylase — encoded protein: MTHPELGVVHTRIERPDPAAVAALAAFGTATVHEAMGRTGLARPYLRPVYPAARLCGPAVTVLLQPGDNWMLHVAAEQIRPGDVVVAACTTESEDGFFGELLATSFRSRGCAGLVIDGGVRDVAELAAMDFPVFSRAVNARGTVKATLGSVNVPVVCANAPVRPGDVVLADADGVVVVPRERAAGTAEASARREENEAGKRERLRAGELGLDMYAMRGPLAALGLRYED
- a CDS encoding amidohydrolase family protein, with amino-acid sequence MIIDAHGHFTTAPPQLAAWRERQVAAAGDPAAAPDPAGPRIPDDELREAVESNQLRLMDERGTDLTVFSPRASFMAHHLGDFAVSAAWARICNDLVHRVGALFPERFAMGAMLPQSPGVDPASCLPELRRAVEELGAVSVNLNPDPSGGHWSAPPLTDRSWYPLYEALVEYDVPAMVHVSTSCNPAFHTTGAHYLNADTTAFMQLLQGDLFADFPTLRLVVPHGGGAVPYHWGRFRGLAQALGGPQPEELVGTNVFFDTCVYHQPGIDLLASVVPSGGVLFASEMIGAVRGVDPLTGHHFDDTRRYVDATDRLTDAQRAAVYAGNALRVHPRLAARLAAAGR
- a CDS encoding 4-hydroxybenzoate 3-monooxygenase; translation: MAVDLRTRAEIAGTHRAGILEAGAARDLVETGVSDRVLREGHEHGGTELRFGGRAHRIDFRELVGASVWLYPQTEVFADLADARERDGGTVHFGVRGTEVLDVATDRPRVRFTAADGTRHELRARYVVGADGSRGTCRGLVPAALRTRYGAEYPFAWFGVLAQAPPSAPELVYAHSEHGFALVSRRTATVQRMYFQCDPRERPEDWPDERIWATLQARVAGRDGFRLVEGPVLERTVLRFRSFVQEPMRWGALLLAGDAAHTVPPTGARGLNLALHDVKVLAGVLLRALGAEGEPALADYQPQALRRVWRAQHFSSWMTRLLHTAPGASPFELRRQLGELDGVVGTRAGRAYLAEQYTGWPSAA
- a CDS encoding FAD-dependent monooxygenase, with product MPEPVTDSAVDAVADSVSVTRSVTGSGSDAADDAVDTVTEVPVAVVGAGPAGLMLAHRLGRAGWTRWRSTCAPGPRSRAPTGRASWRRARPVTWWRPG
- a CDS encoding IclR family transcriptional regulator — translated: MEIASGCPRTQILRDAALPFMQDLYEATHENIQLAVREGTELVFVERIAGHRSVELLTMVGTRFPVGSTGMGRVLLAHAPRALQEEVLAAPLRPWTPHTVTDPRTLRAQLDLIRREQVFVSDRQLSESTVAVAAPVRIGRTGPVGAALGIVVAARGAERARGLREPLLRAVHGISEELGRRARTAL